DNA from Methanofastidiosum sp.:
TATATATAAAATCTATAAAATCTAAACAATGTTATCCGGCGATATACTAGGCCTAATAATAGTCTATGGCTATGTGGCTGTTTTACTCTTTATCTCTGAAAAAATTTTATATAAATATAAAGTACTCAGTCGTAAATTTCTCCATATAATGGTTGGGAATATAATGTTTATATTGCCCATCTTTGAAACTAGATTTGCAATTACTTTTCTAGCAGCGGCACCTTTTATACCTCTGACTTTTTTAATGAGCCCCTACTCACCGCTAAATATCAAGGATAGAATTTCTTCATCTGGACATGGGCTTGGCTTAGTGTACTACGCTATTTCTTGGACAATTCTTGCATTTTTATTCTTCGATAAACCTTGGATTATTGCTGTAGGTATAGCTGCGATGTCATATGGGGATGGAATGGCATCCTTAATTGGAACTAGATTTGGCAAAAGGAAATATCATTTCTTTGGTGAAACAAAAAGTATCGAAGGATCAATTGCAATGTTTGTTACACTAGTTTCTGTTTTGTGGATTGCATTAAAATTCTACAATTACTTGTTTTCAAGTGTAACAATAGTCCCAATGAATTATGTTATTTTAATTTTTGTTCCTTTTGTTGCAACTTTCTTTGAAGCTGTTACACCTAAAGGCCTCGATAATTTGACGGCTTGTTTTTCTGCAACTATTCTTTATTACTTACTGGCGATGGTGGTATAATGAGATTTATTATAATTGACGGATTAGATGGGGCAGGAAAAGATACCCATGCTAATTTAATTCGTAATAGGTATTTGAACAAAGGAGATAAAGTAATACTACGTTCTCATCCAGAAGACGACAATAATTTTGGAATAAAAGCTAAGAGTTCACTTTTAGGTAAAGGTAAATTAAATTATATTAAAGCTTCCATCTACTATGCTTTTGACGTTATTAG
Protein-coding regions in this window:
- a CDS encoding phosphatidate cytidylyltransferase — its product is MLSGDILGLIIVYGYVAVLLFISEKILYKYKVLSRKFLHIMVGNIMFILPIFETRFAITFLAAAPFIPLTFLMSPYSPLNIKDRISSSGHGLGLVYYAISWTILAFLFFDKPWIIAVGIAAMSYGDGMASLIGTRFGKRKYHFFGETKSIEGSIAMFVTLVSVLWIALKFYNYLFSSVTIVPMNYVILIFVPFVATFFEAVTPKGLDNLTACFSATILYYLLAMVV